Genomic DNA from Caldivirga sp.:
TAACTAATGTTGAGGTTGAGTTAACCCACGGTGATGATTACGTTGGGTTGAAGGTTGGGGCTAAGACTATTGCCCAGACTGGGGTTGAGATGGATGCCTTATTCGGGGCCTTAACGGGCCTTGTGACTGCCTGGAACGTTATTAAGGCTAGGCACTGCGTCTGTGGACCTAACGGTGACTGTAGGATTATTGAAGAGGGTGAAGGGGGTGACGTATCCTTCAGTGGAGTGGGGGAGATAAGGGGTATTGAGGGGTTGAGGGTTATTAGGAAGATTAAGGGTGAGACTGGTAATGGCGTTAACGCTGGCTTACCCAGCATTAGGAACGCCCCACCTGTGGTGACGCTCTTCGATGCATCTAATGAACCCACGTATAGTGGGGAGGCCGTGGCAAGCGGCTTCATTAAACTTAAGCCAAGCACAGTGGAGTTAATTAGGAGTGGGAGTGTGGAGAAGGGGGATGTGTTGTCAACTGCTCAATTAGCAGCAGTCTCAATGGCTAAGAGGGCTTGGGAACTCCTACCCCTCATTCACCAGAATTACTTAACCCACGTGGCTGTTGGAACTGAGGTTAAGGATGAGGGTGTGTACGTTAGGGTGACCACTAGGAATGTTTCAAGGACTGGTTCAGCCATGGAGGCCCTTATGGCCACTGGAGCCGCCTTACTGACTGTGTGGGATATGGTTAAGAGGTATGAGAAGGATGAGAACGGCCAATACCCTAACACTGAGGTGAGCTTTATTAGGCTTGAGAAGGCTGTTAAGACGCCAATACAGTAGAGTTATATTGCGTAGTAGGTTTGTTGTGTTGAAGATGCCTTAGCCTGCTGCGCGCCCTGTTGCCTAGCTGCCTCAACAGCGTCCTTAACCTTAACGTAATCCTTACCAACCACAGTTACCTTAACAACGTCATTAAGCACCTTTAATTCACTACTGAGGTCAACCACGTACTCCCTACTCAATAATACACCCTCGTAGACGTTAATAACCATCACTTGACCAACCACCTTTAGGGAGCCATACTCGTACTGAACCATGACTGTTGAATGCTCCTCTGAGCCGTCATTTGAACTCCCTAGGTAAAGAGTCTCAATTACCTTAACTTTACCATCACTCATTGGTAACTGCCCAGAAACATGAATAACAGGCTTATCATCAATGTAATTAACCTCAACATTAACACCCCTCTTCAAATACTTAGCAACTTCATTACTTACAATACTCCTAATGTTCTCCATGGACTCAATCCTCTTGGCGAACAAGGGCACGCCGCTAAGCATAATTATTACGCAAACTGGGGCTTAAAACATTTACTACGGTTGAAAAGTACCTCAACCGGAACCTCATAAGTTAAATAGGCAGTGTTGATTGAGGTTCAGTGGGCTTAATGGCAAGTAGGACGGTGAAGGTCTCCGTGGGCCTAACCTACGTTGGATCCATTGCGGCAGGAGCCTTCTCAACAGGTGTTGAGGTTGTACACTTCTTCACGTACTTCGGCTCATTAGGCATCTTCAGTGTGCTCTTAGCCGCATTACTCTTCACGCTGCTCCCAGTGGTAGGTTTAGAGTACGCTAGGTTAACTGGGTTCTATGATTACGGGAGGTTCGTTAAGTCATTAATAGGTAAGGGGCCCTTCATAGCCTTTGAGGTTGTGTACGTGGCCTTAGTAATGCTATTCATAAGTGCAGTTATGGCTGCTGGCGGGCAACTGCTTCAATCAATATTAGGCATTAACCAGTATTACGGTCTAGCCGTAATGTACGCTATATCAATCGTAGTGATAACACTCGGTAGGAGGACTGTCCTTGGGGCTGAGGCTTCCTTAACAATGATCAAGGTTTCAATAATAACATTAGCCACAGTAACCATAGTAACCTTATCGTGGAGTAGGGTAACTTACTCTATACTGCACGTAATTGATTCATCTGGTTGGCTTAACAACCCACTAGGCTTCCTGGAGTCGCCCATACTCTACGTAAGCTATAATCTAGTTGGCTTACCGGCAATGGCCAGTGTTGCCCAGGATTTAAGGAGCAGGAGGGATGTTGTTGAAGCGTCCCTGATTGGTGGATTAACGTTAAGCTCCATGATTGCCCTAGAGTACTTAGCCACAATAGGCTACTACGACTTAGCCACTAATCCAAGTTACCGGTTCGCCGACTTACCGCTGTACTACGCATTACTATACTCCAAGGCGCCCTACGGGTTAGTCATACTATACGTGGTTTTCCTCTACATAGCCCTCTTAACGGCCTTGGTGGGTAACGTGAATTCAATAACGTATAGGGCTGAGGTAGCGTTAAGGAGGAGGAGCGTGAGGCCAATTGTCACAGTCATAATGTTAACCATGGCTGCAGTGATAGCCACCAGTGGGCTCTACTACATAGTGGCTATTGGTTACACTTACTTATCCTACGCCTTCCTAGCGTTATTCACAATACCCTTAGCCTCCGTGGGTGTTTACAGGGTCTTCATTAGGCGTTCAAGAACCGTGGAGGGTAGGTACAGTGGCTAATTATTATTCTCATTAACCATGCTCCTCAAAGCCTTAGCCAACTCCTCCCCAAGCTGATGAGCGTTAGGCTTCATTGAGGCGTAGACTTTAACAGCCTCCTCCTCAAGCCTCCTCCTCACTGAACTGGGCAGCTCCTTCCCTGAGCCAATAAGTGAAAGCATTGACTCCATCCTACTCCTGAAGCCTGGGTCTATTAGGGTTGGGGCGTATTTAGATAATGATGTAATCAACGCCTTACCAAGCGGCGTCGGTACACATTGCCCCTTAATTATCTTAAAGTACCTCCTCTTAACATTAGTATGTATGTGATCCTGCATGGTAGCGTCAGTACCTATACCGTACTTCCTCATTAACCTAAGCAACTCCGACTCACTCAAGTATGGGGGAGGTGTGGTTTTCCTCTTAACAATCTTAGAATCCTTAACGGTAACCTGCATACCAACCCTTAAGGCGGTTAACGGCAGTGGATTAGCCTTAGGCTTCTCAAAGGGGTAAATCACGAAGTAGCCATCGTTAATTATCCTGAGTCCTGAAGCCTCAAATAACACTCCACCAGCGTCAACAACAAGCCTCTGCTCCTCAACTAATGCTGGGGGGCTTAGGGTTGCTAGGAAGTGCCTAACCACTAGGTCGTATATGATCCAGTACTTGAAGTCCCTGAACCTGGCCATTAGCTCAGCCTTATCAGCAGCCTTAACTGGGTGTATTGGTGGATGGGCGTTATCATTGTCCTTACCTGCAGTGGGCCTTAATTCACCAGCCATCAACTGCCTTGCGTATTGACCGTAGGTTGACGTTGATGATAGGTTCCTTAAGATACCCCTTAAATCCAGGGTAGGTGGGTAGACGTTAGTCTCGGTTCTAGGGTAGGATATGTAACCCTGCCTGTAAAGCTCCTCAGCAATATCCAGGGTTTGCTTACTCCTAATGTTCAGGAACCTACTGGACCTCCTCTCAAGCTCAATAGTGTCAAGGGGCTTAGGGGGATTAACGTGAACCCTCTTAGCCTCAACATCCTTAACAACAGCCTTACCTGCCTTAACCCTACTTAATGCTTCCTGAGCCTCCTTAAGGCCCTTGAACTTATCAATGGATTCAAGCTCAATTAATTCACCGTTGACTTCAATTGTTAGTTTAATCTTGTAGTAAATCTCAGGCTTAAAGTTCTCCCTCTCCAGGGCTCTTTGAACAACAAGATTAAGCACTGGTGTTTGACAGGGACCATAGCTTAAGAACTCCCCCCTATTTAACGGTGCCTTACTTGACTTGGCGCTTAGGGTTAATAACCGAGTGAAGGTTGCACCATACTTAAGGTCAAGCACCATCCTGGTGAAGACCTTCTTAGCTAGGTTCACGTTAAGCGTCGTTAACCTGCTGAAGGCCCTCCTAATATCATCCCTGGTTACCGCTGAGAATAAGGCCCTCCTAAACCTTAACGTGCTTTTCCTAAGCCTAGCCACAAGCATTACCTCGTATGCTATGGCCTCACCCTCAACATCTGAGTCAAGGGCAAGTATAACCTCCTTAGCCTGCTTCGATAATTCAATTAAAGCCATTACATACGGCCTATCCCACCCTCTAATCACCATGACTGGTTCAAGGTCAAGGAGCTTACCAGGCTCCACGCTGTTCCAATTATTGTAGGAGTGCTCAAAGTCGAAGTCAAGAATGTGCCCCCTTAAGCCCATGGATGCCCAATACTCCCCATTAACCTTAAAGAAGTAGACTGGTACACTACCCACCCTCCTTAACGTGTACCCACCCTCAGCTAAGTATTGGGCTATTGCCTTGGCAACACTATTCTTTTCAGCTACAATTAGCTTATCCATTCAGCAGTATCTGGGCGAAACATTTAATAAATCCTTCACTAAATTTAGGTTGATTGAAATGTCCAGTGAGAAGAAGCCTGATGAGAAGAAGCAGACGCCTCAAGTACCACCTCCACCCATATTGACGCCTCAACCAATCACTCAAGGTCAACAGGCCCAACAAGGTGAGCAGGTTAACCCAATTGCCAAGCCACCTACCCAGCAGGTTCCACCGCTACCGCAGATGCCTCCACAGTACCCGCCATTGCCTACTCAACAACCCCAGAGGCCAATGATGCCGCCTACTCAAGCGCCATACCCCTCACCTTCACCACCACCATATCAGCGGGTTCCCCAGCAGGCACCGGTTCAATACCCACCACAGCCTAACCAGTATCCTCAGTATCCACCCGCCTTACCCCCAATGATGCAACAGTACCCTCCTCAACCCCCACCACAGCAGTTCATTAGGCCTGAGGAGCAGCTTTCAGTTAGTGGTGATGTGCATAGAGCCTTCAGGTACGCGATGATAATTGGTGTGCCGTTAGCCATAGGTGGCATTGTGGTTGCCTTACTTGCATCACTGGCTATTAGCATACCTGCTTACGTTTACCTAGTCATGGGGGTTTCAGTAGTGTTACTGTCCATTGCCTTAATAATAACTAGTTATTCTTGGTTTAGGTCCCTTAGGATACTTGAGGGTGAGATAGGTAGGATAAATCAACGCTT
This window encodes:
- a CDS encoding DNA topoisomerase yields the protein MDKLIVAEKNSVAKAIAQYLAEGGYTLRRVGSVPVYFFKVNGEYWASMGLRGHILDFDFEHSYNNWNSVEPGKLLDLEPVMVIRGWDRPYVMALIELSKQAKEVILALDSDVEGEAIAYEVMLVARLRKSTLRFRRALFSAVTRDDIRRAFSRLTTLNVNLAKKVFTRMVLDLKYGATFTRLLTLSAKSSKAPLNRGEFLSYGPCQTPVLNLVVQRALERENFKPEIYYKIKLTIEVNGELIELESIDKFKGLKEAQEALSRVKAGKAVVKDVEAKRVHVNPPKPLDTIELERRSSRFLNIRSKQTLDIAEELYRQGYISYPRTETNVYPPTLDLRGILRNLSSTSTYGQYARQLMAGELRPTAGKDNDNAHPPIHPVKAADKAELMARFRDFKYWIIYDLVVRHFLATLSPPALVEEQRLVVDAGGVLFEASGLRIINDGYFVIYPFEKPKANPLPLTALRVGMQVTVKDSKIVKRKTTPPPYLSESELLRLMRKYGIGTDATMQDHIHTNVKRRYFKIIKGQCVPTPLGKALITSLSKYAPTLIDPGFRSRMESMLSLIGSGKELPSSVRRRLEEEAVKVYASMKPNAHQLGEELAKALRSMVNENNN
- a CDS encoding cyclic pyranopterin monophosphate synthase MoaC; the protein is MGVRMVDVSAKEPVYREAWVEGLIRLKRDLAKAIGDSWFIGLGNLASSVSVAAVVAVKRAWEFIPLLHPIPITNVEVELTHGDDYVGLKVGAKTIAQTGVEMDALFGALTGLVTAWNVIKARHCVCGPNGDCRIIEEGEGGDVSFSGVGEIRGIEGLRVIRKIKGETGNGVNAGLPSIRNAPPVVTLFDASNEPTYSGEAVASGFIKLKPSTVELIRSGSVEKGDVLSTAQLAAVSMAKRAWELLPLIHQNYLTHVAVGTEVKDEGVYVRVTTRNVSRTGSAMEALMATGAALLTVWDMVKRYEKDENGQYPNTEVSFIRLEKAVKTPIQ